One Anolis carolinensis isolate JA03-04 chromosome 4, rAnoCar3.1.pri, whole genome shotgun sequence DNA window includes the following coding sequences:
- the fam217b gene encoding protein FAM217B isoform X2, with protein MRSTKEKERGEKSHPSATELKNDPNPNELRTSPPQARSSFNRLSKNVSAPSKKSSCLAPDHKQIPFHCKEKSQLCEGHQESRTRDDCTSSYGARQIKKDAVVRKHYEARESKIPSPFKDKTWSDSSKAEDMLMPSFYCKEKGHLGQLSGGLPDEPDPCSPVRPGPSADAMFLDFGSVRMMKEDSDGDSASDLSDSERIPIPPSPCTPPELNLRAEEIDPLHFEHLFDAKSKRLDYYYPDFLPPPYNTWDLKDLSLFVNTECKSEPKVPAVGFLDKYIDRLLELEWLQIQTVQAEQGKASKSRPQTAPGMLRTLKSPGKIKSLHSPSRNKQLVPHESLSRLPISHSVPRRDPHAERTSQFFPYEGHSRGATSSSLAHQRRSGEVKSEAKKRPTTKQQHLPRHPSDTSSMIQGAGNMRPLKTSPSFHSPTVPLKGQAAHVPANPKKNGNVNSYLPSKKASADKKLKTNGVKQTQFK; from the exons ATGAGATCCACAAAGGAAAAGGAACG TGGAGAAAAGAGCCATCCAAGTGCCACGGAACTAAAGAACGACCCAAATCCCAACGAACTAAGAACATCACCACCCCAAGCGAGATCTTCTTTCAACAGACTGAGCAAAAACGTTTCTGCTCCTTccaaaaag AGTTCCTGTCTGGCTCCAGACCACAAACAAATACCCTttcactgcaaagaaaaaagcCAACTTTGTGAAGGTCACCAAGAAAGCAG AACAAGAGATGATTGCACTTCCTCATACGGAGCTCGACAGATAAAAAAAGATGCTGTGGTTCGAAAACATTATGAAGCCAGAGAGAGTAAAATCCCTTCTCCATTTAAGGACAAAACCTGGAGTGATTCCAGCAAAGCTGAAGATATGCTGATGCCGAGTTTTTATTGCAAAGAGAAAGGTCATTTAGGGCAACTCTCTGGGGGGCTTCCGGATGAACCAGACCCTTGCAGCCCTGTACGTCCGGGTCCCTCTGCTGATGCCATGTTTCTTGACTTTGGATCCGTGCGAATGATGAAAGAGGACTCTGATGGGGACAGCGCCAGTGACCTTTCTGACTCTGAGAGAATTCCCATTCCACCTTCGCCTTGCACACCACCAGAGCTCAACCTCCGAGCCGAAGAAATCGACCCACTGCATTTTGAACACCTCTTTGATGCCAAATCTAAACGGCTGGATTATTATTACCCTGACTTCCTCCCGCCCCCTTACAACACCTGGGATTTGAAAGATCTCTCATTGTTTGTCAACACAGAATGCAAATCAGAGCCAAAAGTTCCAGCTGTGGGATTTTTGGACAAGTACATCGATCGGCTTTTGGAGTTGGAGTGGCTGCAGATACAAACAGTACAAGCTGAGCAAGGAAAGGCAAGCAAAAGTAGGCCACAGACTGCTCCTGGTATGCTTCGAACCTTAAAAAGTCCTGGCAAAATCAAATCATTGCATAGTCCTTCGCGGAACAAACAGTTGGTTCCCCATGAAAGCTTGTCTAGACTCCCCATCAGCCATTCGGTTCCCAGAAGAGACCCACATGCGGAAAGAACCAGTCAATTTTTTCCGTATGAGGGTCACTCAAGAGGAGCCACATCTAGCTCACTGGCTCACCAACGGCGATCTGGTGAAGTGAAGAGTGAAGCAAAAAAGCGGCCAACCACCAAACAGCAACATCTTCCTAGGCATCCTTCTGATACAAGCTCTATGATCCAAGGAGCTGGCAATATGAGGCCACTCAAGACATCCCCCTCCTTCCATAGTCCAACAGTTCCTCTCAAGGGGCAAGCAGCCCATGTGCCTGCAAATCCCAAGAAGAATGGAAATGTGAACAGTTACCTTCCTTCTAAAAAAGCATCAGCAGACAAGAAGCTTAAAACAAATGGTGTGAAGCAGACACAATTTAAATGA
- the fam217b gene encoding protein FAM217B isoform X1, with translation MGPGIRDYPSLLRRGSLEESASIHEIHKGKGTVTGEKSHPSATELKNDPNPNELRTSPPQARSSFNRLSKNVSAPSKKSSCLAPDHKQIPFHCKEKSQLCEGHQESRTRDDCTSSYGARQIKKDAVVRKHYEARESKIPSPFKDKTWSDSSKAEDMLMPSFYCKEKGHLGQLSGGLPDEPDPCSPVRPGPSADAMFLDFGSVRMMKEDSDGDSASDLSDSERIPIPPSPCTPPELNLRAEEIDPLHFEHLFDAKSKRLDYYYPDFLPPPYNTWDLKDLSLFVNTECKSEPKVPAVGFLDKYIDRLLELEWLQIQTVQAEQGKASKSRPQTAPGMLRTLKSPGKIKSLHSPSRNKQLVPHESLSRLPISHSVPRRDPHAERTSQFFPYEGHSRGATSSSLAHQRRSGEVKSEAKKRPTTKQQHLPRHPSDTSSMIQGAGNMRPLKTSPSFHSPTVPLKGQAAHVPANPKKNGNVNSYLPSKKASADKKLKTNGVKQTQFK, from the exons ATGGGACCGGGCATCCGGGATTACCCCTCCTTGCTGCGCAGAGGGAGCCTGGAGGAGAGCGCCTCGATCCATGAGATCCACAAAGGAAAAGGAACGGTAAC TGGAGAAAAGAGCCATCCAAGTGCCACGGAACTAAAGAACGACCCAAATCCCAACGAACTAAGAACATCACCACCCCAAGCGAGATCTTCTTTCAACAGACTGAGCAAAAACGTTTCTGCTCCTTccaaaaag AGTTCCTGTCTGGCTCCAGACCACAAACAAATACCCTttcactgcaaagaaaaaagcCAACTTTGTGAAGGTCACCAAGAAAGCAG AACAAGAGATGATTGCACTTCCTCATACGGAGCTCGACAGATAAAAAAAGATGCTGTGGTTCGAAAACATTATGAAGCCAGAGAGAGTAAAATCCCTTCTCCATTTAAGGACAAAACCTGGAGTGATTCCAGCAAAGCTGAAGATATGCTGATGCCGAGTTTTTATTGCAAAGAGAAAGGTCATTTAGGGCAACTCTCTGGGGGGCTTCCGGATGAACCAGACCCTTGCAGCCCTGTACGTCCGGGTCCCTCTGCTGATGCCATGTTTCTTGACTTTGGATCCGTGCGAATGATGAAAGAGGACTCTGATGGGGACAGCGCCAGTGACCTTTCTGACTCTGAGAGAATTCCCATTCCACCTTCGCCTTGCACACCACCAGAGCTCAACCTCCGAGCCGAAGAAATCGACCCACTGCATTTTGAACACCTCTTTGATGCCAAATCTAAACGGCTGGATTATTATTACCCTGACTTCCTCCCGCCCCCTTACAACACCTGGGATTTGAAAGATCTCTCATTGTTTGTCAACACAGAATGCAAATCAGAGCCAAAAGTTCCAGCTGTGGGATTTTTGGACAAGTACATCGATCGGCTTTTGGAGTTGGAGTGGCTGCAGATACAAACAGTACAAGCTGAGCAAGGAAAGGCAAGCAAAAGTAGGCCACAGACTGCTCCTGGTATGCTTCGAACCTTAAAAAGTCCTGGCAAAATCAAATCATTGCATAGTCCTTCGCGGAACAAACAGTTGGTTCCCCATGAAAGCTTGTCTAGACTCCCCATCAGCCATTCGGTTCCCAGAAGAGACCCACATGCGGAAAGAACCAGTCAATTTTTTCCGTATGAGGGTCACTCAAGAGGAGCCACATCTAGCTCACTGGCTCACCAACGGCGATCTGGTGAAGTGAAGAGTGAAGCAAAAAAGCGGCCAACCACCAAACAGCAACATCTTCCTAGGCATCCTTCTGATACAAGCTCTATGATCCAAGGAGCTGGCAATATGAGGCCACTCAAGACATCCCCCTCCTTCCATAGTCCAACAGTTCCTCTCAAGGGGCAAGCAGCCCATGTGCCTGCAAATCCCAAGAAGAATGGAAATGTGAACAGTTACCTTCCTTCTAAAAAAGCATCAGCAGACAAGAAGCTTAAAACAAATGGTGTGAAGCAGACACAATTTAAATGA
- the ppp1r3d gene encoding protein phosphatase 1 regulatory subunit 3D, with amino-acid sequence MSQRKLSSGVAVSAQAACLPEQVALRPPRRNPSYLSGLYQNMLQEEAQREGQKRYPPVHSSISLLNISASEKLQERHLQTPVVASCDPHLRPIMRRRARSLPSSPERRRSMTAPCRVPGCSTGRNRVRFADALGLELAEVKVFQAGEDPSIPLHVLSRLSINSDLCCSRLDLEFTMQCLVPDFQQPVDCEGFFNHLQQQKVCLERVTSSYLGLNGTIRVINVAFEKQVAVRYTFNHWRSQHEVAARWHSSLPGKDGQDQVDVFTFFLPLPPFLLQLSSVVEFAVFFRVSGQEYWDNNQGKNYSLTCRNHPLKMPRECEESWIHFI; translated from the coding sequence ATGTCTCAACGAAAGTTGTCCTCAGGAGTGGCAGTGTCTGCTCAAGCTGCTTGCCTACCTGAACAAGTAGCTTTGAGGCCCCCACGAAGGAACCCCAGCTACCTCTCTGGTCTTTATCAGAACATGTTGCAGGAAGAAGCCCAGCGTGAGGGGCAGAAAAGGTACCCGCCAGTACACAGCAGCATCAGCCTTCTGAATATTTCAGCCAGTGAAAAGCTTCAAGAGAGACATCTGCAGACTCCTGTGGTTGCAAGCTGTGACCCACACCTAAGGCCCATCATGCGTCGCCGGGCCAGGTCTTTACCCAGCTCTCCGGAAAGGAGGAGGAGCATGACTGCACCCTGCCGTGTTCCTGGGTGCAGCACTGGCAGAAACCGAGTGAGGTTTGCAGATGCACTAGGCTTGGAGCTGGCTGAAGTGAAAGTTTTCCAAGCTGGGGaagatccatccatccctctacaCGTTCTCTCTCGCCTGTCCATCAATTCTGATCTTTGCTGCAGCAGGCTGGACCTGGAGTTCACCATGCAGTGCCTCGTGCCTGATTTCCAGCAGCCTGTCGACTGCGAGGGATTCTTCAACCATCTTCAGCAGCAGAAAGTGTGCCTCGAACGAGTGACCAGCTCATATTTGGGTCTGAATGGCACCATCAGAGTCATCAATGTTGCCTTTGAAAAGCAGGTGGCTGTGCGCTATACCTTTAACCACTGGAGGAGCCAGCATGAAGTTGCTGCTCGTTGGCATAGCAGTCTTCCTGGCAAGGATGGGCAGGACCAAGTGGATGTCTTCACCTTTTTCCTCCCTCTGCCCCCTTTCCTCCTCCAGCTCAGTTCTGTGGTTGAGTTTGCAGTGTTCTTCCGAGTCAGTGGGCAGGAGTATTGGGATAATAACCAAGGCAAAAACTATAGCCTCACTTGTAGAAATCACCCACTTAAAATGCCCAGGGAATGTGAAGAGAGCTGGATCCACTTCATTTAA